One part of the Huiozyma naganishii CBS 8797 chromosome 13, complete genome genome encodes these proteins:
- the LYS1 gene encoding saccharopine dehydrogenase (NAD+, L-lysine-forming) (similar to Saccharomyces cerevisiae LYS1 (YIR034C); ancestral locus Anc_2.664), with product MSVTLHLRAETKPLEARAALTPTTVKKLLQKGFEVYVEDSPQSIFNTEEYRRAGAKIVPAGSWISAPRDRVIVGLKEMPEEDRFPLVHEHIQFAHCYKNQEGWKDVLQRFVNGNGVLYDLEFLVDDSGRRVAAFGFYAGFAGAALGVIDWAFKQTHSDGEDLPGVTPYPNETALIKDVKKDLDIALKKGAKKPTVLIIGAKGRCGSGAVQLLQKVGIPDENILKWDIAETSKGGPFKEIAQADIFINCIYLSQPIPPFINYDLLNRNDRRLRTVVDVSADTTNPHNPIPIYDVATVFDNPTVRVPTTEGPKLSVVSIDHLPSLLPREASEFYSEDLLPSLEQLPNRYTAPVWTRAEQLYNRHCARAYRASKF from the coding sequence ATGTCCGTTACGTTGCACTTGAGAGCCGAGACGAAGCCACTGGAGGCACGCGCTGCTTTGACGCCGACAACggtcaagaaactgctccAGAAGGGGTTCGAGGTGTACGTCGAGGACTCGCCGCAGTCGATCTTCAACACGGAGGAGTACCGTCGTGCTGGGGCGAAGATTGTCCCCGCTGGGTCGTGGATTTCAGCACCAAGGGACAGAGTCATCGTTGGGTTGAAGGAGATGCCAGAGGAGGACAGGTTCCCCCTAGTGCACGAACATATCCAGTTTGCTCACTGTTACAAGAACCAGGAGGGGTGGAAGGACGTCCTGCAGAGGTTCGTCAACGGGAACGGTGTTCTGTACGATTTGGAATTTCTAGTGGACGACAGTGGGAGAAGAGTCGCCGCGTTCGGGTTCTACGCTGGGTTCGCCGGTGCCGCGTTGGGGGTCATCGATTGGGCGTTCAAACAGACACACTCCGATGGGGAAGACCTTCCAGGGGTGACGCCGTACCCGAACGAAACTGCTCTCATCAAAGACGTTAAAAAGGACCTTGACATagcgttgaagaagggtGCCAAGAAACCCACAGTGCTCATTATAGGTGCTAAAGGGAGGTGTGGATCTGGGGCAGTCCAGTTGTTGCAGAAAGTCGGGATCCCAGATGAGAATATCTTGAAATGGGATATCGCTGAGACCTCCAAGGGTGGGcccttcaaagagatcgCACAGGCAGATATCTTTATTAACTGCATATACCTCTCACAACCAATCCCACCGTTCATCAACTACGATCTGTTGAACAGGAACGACAGAAGACTCAGAACCGTCGTAGACGTCTCTGCGGATACAACAAACCCACATAACCCGATCCCCATCTACGACGTCGCAACAGTTTTCGATAATCCAACGGTAAGAGTACCGACAACTGAAGGACCAAAACTGTCAGTGGTCTCGATCGACCATCTACCGTCCTTACTCCCCAGAGAAGCCTCCGAATTTTACTCAGAGGACCTCCTGCCCTCGTTGGAACAACTGCCAAACAGGTACACTGCGCCAGTATGGACAAGAGCAGAACAACTGTACAATAGACACTGTGCCCGCGCTTACAGAGCGTCCAAGTTTTAG
- the YVH1 gene encoding tyrosine protein phosphatase YVH1 (similar to Saccharomyces cerevisiae YVH1 (YIR026C); ancestral locus Anc_2.660) → MSDSEDVNRVLGGIYIGNVQPIVDHVPLMVQYNISHILSVMPFNVIPEYLVRKSYVLKNVPVNDSPTEDILKYFNETNKFIDECLFPNEIEYDPRKVDFKKKPQKGAVYVHCQAGMSRSAAFVIAYLMYRYGLSLKLAYHAVKRKRSVIQPNKGFMEQLVIFGEMGGQYVDSQNKRYKQWKLTNSIAEDPSGGNILSDDALYKDSEQEEQDLSKMTTEQLADVTSVRCKKCRQRLALSTSFIKHTPPSKESSEGHFIRRAGYGKRIIDIQESQSHCSHFFMEPLNWMKPELQGKQELEGKFLCPNCDFKVGGYNWKGSRCSCGKWVIPAIHLLSNKVDQFPLAQRELPNIVHFETTSP, encoded by the coding sequence ATGAGTGACTCGGAGGACGTGAACCGTGTTCTAGGTGGGATCTACATTGGCAACGTACAGCCAATTGTGGACCATGTGCCTCTAATGGTGCAATATAACATCTCGCACATCTTGTCCGTGATGCCATTCAACGTCATCCCAGAATACCTTGTGAGGAAAAGTTACGTCTTGAAAAACGTCCCCGTGAACGATTCCCCCACGGAGGACATTCTGAAATACTTCAATGAGAcaaacaagttcatcgacGAGTGTCTATTCCCAAACGAAATCGAGTACGACCCAAGGAAAGtggacttcaagaagaaaccgCAGAAGGGTGCCGTGTACGTGCATTGCCAGGCGGGGATGTCCCGGTCCGCAGCGTTCGTCATTGCATACCTGATGTACCGCTATGGGCTATCCTTGAAATTGGCATACCACGCTgtgaagaggaaaagatcCGTTATACAGCCAAATAAAGGTTTCATGGAACAACTTGTCATCTTTGGCGAAATGGGGGGACAGTACGTCGACTCacaaaacaaaagataCAAACAATGGAAACTGACGAACTCAATTGCGGAAGACCCCTCCGGTGGGAATATCCTGTCCGATGACGCCCTTTACAAGGATTCAGAACAGGAGGAACAGGATTTGTCTAAGATGACCACTGAACAACTAGCTGATGTAACCTCTGTTAGGTGTAAGAAGTGCAGACAGAGACTAGCCCTATCCACCAGTTTCATCAAACACACCCCACCCAGCAAAGAATCTTCTGAGGGTCACTTCATCAGAAGGGCTGGGTACGGTAAAAGGATCATTGACATTCAAGAGTCGCAATCTCATTGCTCCCATTTCTTCATGGAACCCTTGAATTGGATGAAACCAGAACTGCAGGGGAAACAGGAACTCGAGGGTAAGTTTCTTTGCCCTAATTGtgacttcaaagttggtggtTACAACTGGAAGGGATCCCGTTGTAGCTGTGGGAAATGGGTTATCCCCGCAATCCACTTGCTATCGAATAAAGTGGACCAGTTCCCATTGGCTCAAAGAGAACTACCAAATATCGTGCATTTCGAAACAACTTCTCCATAA
- the MGA2 gene encoding Mga2p (similar to Saccharomyces cerevisiae MGA2 (YIR033W) and SPT23 (YKL020C); ancestral locus Anc_2.662) translates to MDENTEALHFMANSFEDDANGGPDGIVFEKPNEDAQLPGNGDIDMLQFETNIFNQYVLHGGDPHAGVDNVGNVGSFDPNCVLGKEEEPDFFQHFAKTENTPIMDQFSSPPGVGLMTPEGVYSGPPQTLRGVSPANVDDSHALADSTDTRDSQLMENKFQTLVDNTINFGRTDPIVPHFVDPAQYLAIDSGKLPHSMRIRGLPQVTRVENQLQLLIDITPPVNKYMVHLPTDSITRDKFFLSKGIREYPKSFQDQLLFVDAFLLDAKTNMNISVCMKCVKREQRRASRRKSGLSDNMLWCNNDSRRAVIFNNNQITVIHRTDANTKQLELTTRIVCYCRHHKSDDGFRLFFVLKDSDNTVLSHSISDPIMITDKKQHGRNSNAAENVPLLSTGDTTKNSSANVYAFAVNNTTHRDTVSDSTTSSKYFDVGEIPTIDDIPISANALVAPSTAFGPPTSTINNIQGNVRSRIIPSPTSMSEEGSEPFASEYRSNYPPSAGRPTKRTRSSMNLQRPLRHNDFTSARSGTSLNALHNPSDFSNVHITPRNPARVQSTVPSDQITLEEPSIQRVIPSRGPINGGIEITLLGSKFKQGLIVQFGGNIALSTQCWSETTILTYLPPAATAGQVFVTITDPNEPDQSELQQMGVDIGKKAIFTYVDETDRQLIELALQIVGLKMNGKLEDARNIAQRILDDDTKSPSAQEQHNNTTPNGGNQYSKELVTDDEQLIVQVIKSLNKSTSNFSMCDSLGRTLLHLASLKGYFNLASTLVRSGVNIALKDSFGFTPLHFAAISGSFKIIRLLLSCKAGVSLKACNGMTPKELYINNHKLQNNIQDDVLDLFDYYLDERKGRNTGGIGDLPGIRKELSQSSIDSNMLDEKSVTSLNDAEQGTHTKKPEFSNSAFPSPSSIVYMDSSEYEEEAECDFEDNNDMTSSNYEESVISSVRSEGSSEQAEEAERSTLAPNGEPADKSSAEDLATDRQGSDFEESIPNTNETSLWSRMLNRINDDLPKYDDLFPRPVAGETVKPVEETAVGTTATRPLSSDMHTSSEDEEESVQNRFHLFFQNNRQDLQNDKMLLFFWIPLMLVLSTWVLWITFSRNETDVVNKANNFISHYLRLWLGKILLGNQRMRTMFMDGFTNLQTSGILNDLIVS, encoded by the coding sequence ATGGATGAGAACACAGAGGCGTTACATTTTATGGCAAACTCGTTTGAGGATGATGCGAACGGGGGGCCCGACGGGATCGTGTTTGAGAAGCCCAATGAGGATGCACAGTTGCCCGGGAATGGAGATATTGACATGTTGCAATTTGAGACGAATATTTTCAACCAGTACGTGCTCCATGGGGGGGACCCACATGCTGGGGTTGATAATGTGGGGAACGTGGGCTCGTTTGACCCGAATTGCGTGCTGGGCAAGGAGGAGGAGCCGGACTTCTTTCAACATTTTGCCAAGACGGAGAATACACCGATAATGGACCAGTTCAGTTCGCCGCCAGGGGTCGGTCTGATGACCCCAGAGGGGGTGTACTCGGGCCCGCCACAGACGCTTCGAGGTGTCTCACCTGCGAATGTGGACGATTCACATGCCCTCGCCGATAGTACCGACACGAGGGACTCTCAGCTCATGGAGAACAAGTTTCAGACTCTAGTTGATAACACGATTAATTTCGGTCGTACTGATCCAATAGTGCCCCATTTCGTAGATCCAGCACAGTATTTGGCGATAGACAGCGGGAAACTACCGCATAGTATGAGGATACGTGGGTTACCACAGGTCACTAGAGTCGAAAACCAATTACAATTGCTGATAGATATTACGCCACCAGTGAACAAATACATGGTTCATTTACCGACAGACTCGATCACTAGGGACAAATTCTTCCTGAGTAAAGGTATCAGAGAGTACCCGAAATCGTTCCAAGAccagttgttgtttgtaGACGCGTTTTTACTTGATGCGAAGACGAATATGAACATCTCGGTGTGTATGAAGTGTGTGAAGAGAGAACAAAGGAGAGCCTCGAGGAGGAAATCGGGACTCAGTGACAACATGCTTTGGTGCAACAATGACAGTAGAAGAGCAGTGATTTTCAACAATAATCAGATCACTGTGATACATAGGACAGACGCAAACACAAAGCAACTTGAATTGACTACACGTATTGTTTGCTACTGTCGTCACCACAAATCAGACGATGGGTTTAGACTGTTCTTCGTTTTGAAGGACTCCGATAACACAGTCCTCTCACATAGCATCTCCGATCCGATTATGATCACGGATAAGAAACAGCATGGTCGGAACTCGAACGCCGCAGAGAACGTGCCGTTACTGTCGACAGGTGACACCACTAAGAACTCGTCTGCAAACGTTTACGCCTTCGCGGTCAATAACACAACACATAGAGACACGGTTTCCGattcaacaacatcaagCAAGTATTTTGACGTCGGGGAAATTCCAACGATAGACGATATACCAATATCAGCGAACGCACTGGTTGCCCCAAGTACCGCATTTGGTCCACCAACGTCCACTATAAACAATATTCAGGGGAATGTACGGTCTCGGATCATACCTTCGCCTACATCAATGAGCGAAGAGGGTTCTGAACCGTTTGCAAGTGAATACAGGTCCAATTATCCACCATCTGCAGGAAGACCCACgaagaggacaagaagCAGCATGAATCTGCAGAGACCTCTTCGCCACAATGATTTTACATCGGCAAGATCTGGAACAAGCTTAAATGCACTGCATAATCCATCTGATTTCAGCAACGTTCATATCACTCCTCGGAACCCAGCACGTGTGCAATCCACCGTACCTTCCGATCAGATAACTTTGGAGGAGCCATCGATCCAAAGAGTGATTCCTTCAAGGGGGCCCATAAACGGTGGTATCGAAATTACGCTACTGGGATCCAAATTCAAACAGGGCTTAATTGTTCAGTTTGGTGGGAACATTGCCCTCTCCACACAGTGTTGGTCCGAAACAACAATACTGACGTACTTACCCCCTGCTGCCACTGCAGGTCAAGTGTTTGTTACGATCACAGACCCAAACGAACCGGACCAGAGCGAACTTCAGCAGATGGGGGTCGATATCGGCAAAAAGGCAATCTTCACGTACGTCGATGAAACTGATAGACAATTGATTGAGTTGGCATTACAGATTGTTGGGTTGAAAATGAATGGGAAATTGGAGGATGCTAGGAACATTGCGCAACGTATTTTGGATGACGACACGAAAAGCCCGTCTGCACAGGAACAGCATAACAATACGACACCAAATGGCGGGAATCAATACAGTAAGGAGCTTGTTACAGACGATGAGCAGTTGATTGTGCAGGTGAtcaagtctttgaacaagagCACCTCCAATTTTTCGATGTGTGATAGTCTCGGTAGAACTTTACTTCATTTGGCATCTCTGAAGGGTTACTTTAACTTGGCGTCCACTCTTGTGAGAAGCGGTGTCAATATCGCGTTGAAGGACTCATTTGGTTTTACACCTTTGCATTTTGCTGCCATCAGTGGTAGCTTTAAAATTATCAGACTGCTATTAAGCTGCAAAGCTGGCGTTTCGTTGAAGGCCTGTAATGGGATGACACCAAAAGAACTTTACATCAATAACCAtaaattgcaaaacaatATCCAAGATGATGTGCTGGATTTATTCGATTACTACTTGGATGAGAGGAAGGGCCGCAATACTGGTGGGATAGGAGATCTTCCCGGGATTCGGAAAGAACTTTCGCAATCAAGTATTGATTCGAACATGCTCGATGAAAAATCTGTTACCTCTTTGAACGATGCGGAACAGGGCACTCATACGAAGAAACCTGAGTTTTCAAACAGTGCCTTCCCATCACCTTCCTCAATCGTATACATGGACTCTTCTGAGTACGAAGAAGAGGCTGAATGTGACTTTGAGGACAACAATGACATGACTTCGTCTAATTATGAGGAAAGCGTAATCTCATCAGTGAGATCTGAAGGTAGTTCCGAGCAAGCAGAGGAGGCGGAACGCAGTACACTTGCCCCTAACGGCGAGCCAGCTGATAAAAGCTCTGCTGAAGATTTGGCTACTGACCGTCAAGGCAgtgattttgaagaatctATCCCCAATACAAACGAAACGTCTCTGTGGAGTAGGATGTTGAATAGAATCAATGATGATCTGCCCAAATATGACGACTTGTTCCCACGTCCTGTAGCGGGTGAAACGGTAAAGcccgttgaagaaactgctgtGGGGACTACGGCTACGCGGCCTCTATCCTCTGATATGCACACGTCGTCggaggatgaggaggagagcGTTCAAAACAGATTCCATCTATTCTTCCAGAATAACAGACAAGATTTACAAAACGACAAGATGttactatttttttggatCCCTCTGATGTTGGTTCTATCCACATGGGTGCTCTGGATTACTTTCAGTAGGAATGAGACTGACGTTGTCAACAAGGCGAACAATTTTATCAGTCATTATTTGAGACTATGGTTGGGTAAGATTCTGTTGGGCAACCAAaggatgaggacgatgTTCATGGATGGGTTCACAAATTTACAAACGTCGGGGATCTTGAATGACCTGATTGTCAGTTGA
- the MND2 gene encoding Mnd2p (similar to Saccharomyces cerevisiae MND2 (YIR025W); ancestral locus Anc_2.659) — protein sequence MDGTMFDDLPIFQEIKRDIIEINSHNGSASPIPAIDATRKQASREDVLELRESVYLNPPLSAYSAAHVIPYFARGTFTETKMVIDQRKAKLDATKSLGSQYFRPIGLNANTFTGKSLFERSNGAVHSPAFDFHESMLQRNENRMANTRIHSEDDQWRYTDQGGSDSNMIQEPETWNSIQSNEGEVSEVNDFGSDWIQ from the coding sequence ATGGACGGGACTATGTTTGATGATCTCCCCATTTTTCAGGAGATAAAAAGAGATATTATTGAGATCAATTCACACAATGGCTCCGCCTCTCCAATACCCGCTATTGATGCAACGAGGAAGCAAGCATCGAGAGAGGATGTGCTTGAATTGAGAGAGAGCGTGTATCTTAATCCGCCACTTTCTGCTTACTCTGCTGCTCATGTAATACCGTATTTTGCAAGGGGCACGTTTACGGAGACGAAGATGGTGATTGATCAGAGGAAAGCTAAGTTAGATGCTACCAAGAGTCTTGGCTCGCAGTATTTCCGACCTATTGGACTGAATGCTAATACATTCACGGGCAAGtccctctttgaaagaagtAACGGTGCTGTCCACAGCCCTGCATTTGATTTCCACGAGTCGATGTTGCAGAGGAACGAAAATCGAATGGCCAATACGCGCATCCATTCCGAGGACGATCAATGGAGGTACACTGACCAAGGTGGGAGTGACTCTAATATGATACAGGAACCTGAGACATGGAATTCGATACAGTCGAACGAGGGAGAAGTATCTGAGGTCAACGATTTTGGTAGCGACTGGATACAATGA